From the genome of Fusibacter sp. A1:
TTTTTATATTCCCGCAACCTAGATATTTTACCAGTATACATTTTGATACGTATCCTTTTAGATCCACTGACAGCGAACACTATTGCATATCAATTCTGTTCGTAACATTCATAATCCATAAGAAATAGTAATCCTTTATCTAACACTTTCTAATCATGTAAGCTGCATTTTCTAGTATGCGTAATCATGTAACAACACATCATTAAAATGAATAACACCTTAATGAATTTATTACTCTACAAATCATACCATTTATTGACACCGTAGTCACATAATCATTGTCAGAATATATTTCAAATGCTTGCTATGCTCATATCAATTGCTACTTATACTTCATCACTTATAAGACTGTCAAACATCGCTTATACCAATTGTCCTATAAAATTTAGAACAGTTCCTAATTGAACTAAGTAGTTGTCTAGCATATGATTAGCTTATCTGAGAGCTACAAGGAGGTATCATGATTTCTACTAATCTTAAGTGGGCATTCGTTACTGGAGCAAGTCGTGGAATTGGTTGTGAGTTAAGCTTGTTTCTTGCTCAAAAGGGTTTTAATTTGTTGTTACATGCAAGAAAACGCGAAAATCTGGCAGCAGTAAAAGAAAAGGTGGAGTCTCTTGGAAGTATCGTTCATACTTTCGAAGCGGAACTTTCCGATTCTGACCAGGTGATTGAGATGCTGGCAAAAATTGATGAATTGGCTTTACGTGTGGACTATGTCTTCAACAATGCCGGTATTCAAATTGCTTATCGGCATGATTTCTTTAAAACACCTGTAGAAGACTTTGACCTAAGTAACAAGATCAACCTAGTGGCACCCATGCAGATCTGTTATCACTTTTTACCAAAAATGATCGCGAATGATTTCGGGCGTATTGTCAATACGACTAGCGGAATCAAAAATGAACCCGAGCAGGCCGGATATTCAGCAAGCAAGGCTGCGCTTGACAAGGTCACCAAAGATATCGGGTCTAAGCTTGAAGGAACTGACGTGATGATCAATTTGGTCGATCCAGGTTGGTGTAGAACAGATTTGGGCGGACCGAGCGCACCAAACGATCCTAGAAGTACGCTTCCGGGTGTGGCGCTTCCTGCTTTCTTGAATGATAAAAAGAGTGGACGCATTTTTGAAGCACAAGACTTCAAGGATATGCTCCTTGAGGAAGCCATTGATTTTGTTCAAAAGTCTACAATCAATCAGTAATTTGTTTGCTAATGCAAAAAGAGTAGCGGCTACCGTAGTCGCTACTCTTTCTTTATTCTTCTAATCTCTGTGTATCTTTACTATCTGTTGGTGTGACTCTATAGTGATGAAAAAAGGTATTTATTTCTCTTATAAGCGCCGATGAGTTGCAACGTCATCAATATCCAAATGACGGGTTCACTGATAATGACACCGAAATAGCCGATTTTAGGAATGAATAAAGGACCTAGTACAAAATAGAAGGGTATATTCCACAGTAAGTACCGACTACCTGTAGCTTTCTCATGGTATTTCCCTTCATATGAGTTATAATAAATACAGCTATGTAAATCACTAATGTATTGGAGGTTTCTATGAACTTGGATTTTGTGCGGTTTGGTGATCAAATCCGGCAGATAAGAAAAAACTGCGGTGTATCACAGGAAAAGGTGTCTGAGATTACAGGAGTGGCTATCGAGACGCTTCGCAGACTTGAAAAAGGGATTGCAGAGCCAAAACTATCGACGCTAGAGAAGCTGTCTGAGGTTTATAAATACGACTTGATCTTCCTACTGACTAAACACAGAAGCAAGTTCAGCTTTTTTTCAAATGAGATTGCCGGGATGATCACGAATGAGCTGGATAGCCTTAACTACGTGGAGTTGAAAGCTAAAATAGAAGAGGTCATTCAGCATATCATCGATTCGAACGGTCCTAAGCATAATAGCAAGTATTATATCGACTACCTTGAGGGGTTTAAGTCATTAGAGCTGAATACCACTAAGAACATCGATAAGAACATCATCAATACAGAAGCGATCCTTATGTTGTTAAGTAAGGACCGTAAGAATATTGCAACTGATCCCTATCTGTTTTCACTCGAGGTTTCCGCATCGATCTACTTGGTGATTCAGTATAGGCGCAGCAAAAGAAATATTGAAGCGATTAACCTGATCGAATGCCTCATAGATAAGATTAGGTCTTACCCAGCACTTTCTGATGAGCATATCAGAAACCTTGCGACGCTCTATTTGAACTTGAGCTATTCCTACCACCATTTGGATGAACATGAAAAAGTGAAAGCCATTGTAGACGGTGCTATTGGCGATCCAGTTCTTTCGTTTAGGAGTACGACCTACAACAATCTGATGCTACGAAAAGCAATTGCGATGTTCCATTTGGACGATCCAGACTATTATCATATCCTTACAGGGGTACTTCTCAACGAAACAGAGGTTCGAAAAAACCAGATAGGAAAAACGCTGCTTGATCTTTATGGGATTGACCATCATGTGATGAAGCATGGGGTTTAGGTTGTTCTGAAAAAGAGCGCCTTTAAGACCAAAGAACTTAATTTGATCTCAAGGCGACTACGTAGATTATTTGTTTTGTATGCTGTTTAAGTAGGCTTTCAGGTGCTTTTCTTCGCCTCTATCGCTTGGGTCGTAGTAGCTAGCACCTTGTAGTGCTTCTGGCATGTATTGCTGCTTCACGTAGGCTCCGTCATAGGCGTGCGGATATTTGTAGTCTACCCCATGCCCTAGTTTTTTTGCGCTTTTATATGACGCGTCTTTTAAATGACTTGGCACTTCACCGATATCTTTTGTTTCAACATCCGCCTGTGCCAGTCCTATTGCCGCATAGGCTTTATTTGATTTGGGCGAACTTGCAAGATAAGTCACCGCTTGAGAAAGTACGATTCTACCTTCTGGCATACCAATCAGTTTAATGGCATCTGCAGCTGCGGTCGCCACCACAAGGGCCATCGGGTTTGCATTTCCGATATCTTCTGCTGCACTGATCACAATTCTTCTGACGATGAACATAGGGTCTTCTCCGCCCGCTATCATTCTTGCCATATAATGCAGTGCCGCATCAGGGTCAGAGCCCCTGATGCTCTTTATAAAGGCTGATACGATATCATAATGCTGGTCTCCGCCCTTATCGTACCTGACGTCTTTTCTTTGAAAGCTTGCTTTGATATCCGCTAAGGTAACCACAAGATCACCGTCTCTGTTTGGATCGGTTGACAGAACGGCAAGTTCTAGCGCGTTAAGCGCCTTACGGGCGTCGCCGTAACAAAAGTTAGCAAGGTAGCTGATTGCCTCTTCTTCCATGATGGGATGATAATCCGCAAGCCCTCGTCCAGGTTCTGACAGGGCTCTTTTTATGATGATGGTCAGTTGATCGTCGTCAAGCGCCTCTAGTCTAAATACCATGGTTCTTGAGATCAAGGCGCCGTTGACTTCGAAGTATGGATTTTCTGTAGTCGCCCCAATCAGGCATATCACACCGTTTTCAACATAAGGTAGCAAGGCGTCCTGCTGTGCCTTATTGAACCTGTGGATCTCGTCGATAAAGAGTATGGTCTTTTGACCGCTAAGTTTTGCGTATTCGGCCTTTGCTATGGCCTCTTTGATGTCTTTTATTCCAGATGTGACAGCGTTCATGTTAAGGTACTGCGACGAGGTAATCTTTGCGATGATTCTAGCGATGCTTGTCTTGCCCACACCGGTAGGACCATAGAAGATGATCGACCGCATCTGGTCCGCCTTGATCATTCTTCTTAAAAGTGTTCCTTCGCCAAGCACCGATTCCTGCCCGACAAACTCATCAAGGCTTGCAGGTTTCATCCGCTCTGCAAGTGGCGCATCGTGTCTGATTTGTTCATCGTTTATCATGTCCAGTAGATTCATTCTCTCACCCATATCTTCATTGGTTGTATTAAAAAAGCTGTTATCCCAAAATGGATAACAGCTTTATTATAACATAAAACTACTTATATACACGCTTAACATAAGGCGATGTTGCCAGTGATAAGAGTCCACCATATTCAAGATTGAACGTTACCGTGTCGCCTACCTTGTAGTCGTTTGCAACTTCAGTAAGATCGACAATCAGGTGATCGCTTGATGCACCAAAGATTCTGATACGGCTATCCACAGGGATGATGTTGTCGACATTCACGTCTTGTCTTCCTACTGCAAGTATCGCGCGTGTTTTGATGCCTTCATCCTCGAACACCGGCTTATTGCCGAACGCGTCCATACCGATTTCACCGATTGGCAGCGTCGGTTTTTCCTTCATTTCAATGATCTCTGCAACCAGCTGAAAAGCATCCTGATGTGTGTTTTCGATAGCGTCACCGAATGCGGTTTCTCTGCCAAGTACAAGCGCCTCACCAAGTCTAAGATTGTTGATTCCTTTTGGAAGGCCATCTCTGTCAAGCAGGTATAGGCTACTTGAATTACCACCAGATACGATATCAAGTGTTAAGCCGTATTCAGACTCCAGTCGTCTTGCAAATGCAGAAATCTGACCAAGGTTGTCTGCATTTGGCACCACTCCGCCGTAGCATGTCAAGTTGACTCCAACACCGATTAGCTGAATGTTTTCAAGTGCAGTGATCTCACTGACTGTCGCTTCAAAGTCTACCGGCATGATGCCTTCTCTTAAGTCGCCAAGATCAATCATCAGAATGATCTCATGCACTAAGCCTTTGGCACTTGCCGCCTGGTTAATCGCTTTGATCGTTGCGACTTCAGAGTTTAGGGTGATATCCGCTGCTTCGACAACTCGCGCGGCTTCAGAAATCATCGGTAGTCTTAAAAGTACTTTTTTAGGTGCGAAAAACTGCAGTCTTTCAAGGTTTTCAATTCTAGAATCCGCCAAGTAGTCTACACCGCCGTCCACATAAGCCTGTGCTGATTTTTCGTCAGCACAGAATACTTTGGTGACACCCATTACAGAAATTCCCTGTGCTTTGCATTTATCAACTAATACTTTTGTATTTTCTTGCAGTTTTTTTAAATCGATTACTAATTGAGGGTACATCCTATCCTCCGCTATTCTTCATCAAGTTCTAAACTATGTTTCATCAATTTGTACGCTGCCCCTGGGTGAACTTTGCTTAGTACACCTAGTGAGGCCATAATATAATCGTTATCGATCAGAATTTTAGCTTCTTCAGTAGGATACAACTTATCACCCTTGTTGCTTGTCGCAACGGACTTGAGTATCTCGTGTCTTGCATCCAGTCTAG
Proteins encoded in this window:
- a CDS encoding SDR family oxidoreductase encodes the protein MISTNLKWAFVTGASRGIGCELSLFLAQKGFNLLLHARKRENLAAVKEKVESLGSIVHTFEAELSDSDQVIEMLAKIDELALRVDYVFNNAGIQIAYRHDFFKTPVEDFDLSNKINLVAPMQICYHFLPKMIANDFGRIVNTTSGIKNEPEQAGYSASKAALDKVTKDIGSKLEGTDVMINLVDPGWCRTDLGGPSAPNDPRSTLPGVALPAFLNDKKSGRIFEAQDFKDMLLEEAIDFVQKSTINQ
- the orr gene encoding ornithine racemase Orr → MYPQLVIDLKKLQENTKVLVDKCKAQGISVMGVTKVFCADEKSAQAYVDGGVDYLADSRIENLERLQFFAPKKVLLRLPMISEAARVVEAADITLNSEVATIKAINQAASAKGLVHEIILMIDLGDLREGIMPVDFEATVSEITALENIQLIGVGVNLTCYGGVVPNADNLGQISAFARRLESEYGLTLDIVSGGNSSSLYLLDRDGLPKGINNLRLGEALVLGRETAFGDAIENTHQDAFQLVAEIIEMKEKPTLPIGEIGMDAFGNKPVFEDEGIKTRAILAVGRQDVNVDNIIPVDSRIRIFGASSDHLIVDLTEVANDYKVGDTVTFNLEYGGLLSLATSPYVKRVYK
- a CDS encoding helix-turn-helix domain-containing protein → MNLDFVRFGDQIRQIRKNCGVSQEKVSEITGVAIETLRRLEKGIAEPKLSTLEKLSEVYKYDLIFLLTKHRSKFSFFSNEIAGMITNELDSLNYVELKAKIEEVIQHIIDSNGPKHNSKYYIDYLEGFKSLELNTTKNIDKNIINTEAILMLLSKDRKNIATDPYLFSLEVSASIYLVIQYRRSKRNIEAINLIECLIDKIRSYPALSDEHIRNLATLYLNLSYSYHHLDEHEKVKAIVDGAIGDPVLSFRSTTYNNLMLRKAIAMFHLDDPDYYHILTGVLLNETEVRKNQIGKTLLDLYGIDHHVMKHGV
- a CDS encoding replication-associated recombination protein A, which translates into the protein MNLLDMINDEQIRHDAPLAERMKPASLDEFVGQESVLGEGTLLRRMIKADQMRSIIFYGPTGVGKTSIARIIAKITSSQYLNMNAVTSGIKDIKEAIAKAEYAKLSGQKTILFIDEIHRFNKAQQDALLPYVENGVICLIGATTENPYFEVNGALISRTMVFRLEALDDDQLTIIIKRALSEPGRGLADYHPIMEEEAISYLANFCYGDARKALNALELAVLSTDPNRDGDLVVTLADIKASFQRKDVRYDKGGDQHYDIVSAFIKSIRGSDPDAALHYMARMIAGGEDPMFIVRRIVISAAEDIGNANPMALVVATAAADAIKLIGMPEGRIVLSQAVTYLASSPKSNKAYAAIGLAQADVETKDIGEVPSHLKDASYKSAKKLGHGVDYKYPHAYDGAYVKQQYMPEALQGASYYDPSDRGEEKHLKAYLNSIQNK